One Sphingomonas sp. genomic region harbors:
- a CDS encoding conjugal transfer protein TraD, protein MKRRERTRQLIELGGLVAKAGLVELTDDDRAVLLGLLIEAAATLQGERRDQALTLWRRRGRRAFADSDAEL, encoded by the coding sequence GTGAAGCGCCGCGAACGAACGCGCCAGCTGATCGAGCTGGGCGGCCTGGTTGCCAAAGCCGGATTGGTCGAACTTACCGACGACGATCGCGCGGTGCTGCTGGGGCTGTTGATAGAAGCCGCAGCTACCCTGCAGGGCGAACGTCGCGACCAGGCGCTGACGCTCTGGCGACGGCGCGGGCGACGTGCATTCGCCGACAGCGACGCAGAACTATGA
- a CDS encoding PIN domain-containing protein yields the protein MFANRYTAFIDACTLAGTLKRNLLLTLAEAEFFRVRWSERVLDETEAAIAKILGGKGVADAPERAARARWWIETAFEDAVVEDYDVFLGACVGLPDPKDAHVVAAALKTQAATIVTENLKDFPEAILAGLNMEARSADQFIADTIALDPGRAVAAI from the coding sequence TTGTTCGCCAACCGGTACACCGCGTTCATCGACGCCTGTACGCTGGCGGGTACGCTCAAGCGCAATCTGTTACTGACGCTTGCGGAGGCCGAGTTTTTCCGCGTCCGGTGGTCCGAACGGGTGCTGGACGAAACTGAGGCGGCGATCGCTAAGATCCTCGGCGGTAAGGGCGTAGCGGATGCACCGGAGCGTGCAGCGCGCGCCCGGTGGTGGATCGAAACCGCGTTCGAGGATGCGGTGGTTGAGGATTATGATGTCTTCCTGGGCGCATGTGTCGGCTTGCCCGATCCGAAGGATGCGCATGTCGTCGCCGCGGCGCTGAAGACACAGGCTGCGACGATCGTCACTGAGAATTTGAAGGACTTCCCCGAGGCGATTCTTGCGGGCCTGAACATGGAGGCCCGGTCGGCGGATCAGTTCATCGCCGACACCATTGCGCTCGACCCGGGCAGAGCCGTGGCGGCCATTTGA
- a CDS encoding conjugal transfer protein TraD: MRKPRDFDSELKALDSKARKIKQAKLQQLGELVVATGADALPVEQLAGALLAAVSASDMIAREDWRQRGAAFFQRQGKARGGARPRAASAAAADSGAAPTGSAAGAE; encoded by the coding sequence ATGCGCAAACCACGTGACTTTGATTCGGAGCTGAAGGCGCTCGACAGCAAGGCACGAAAGATCAAACAGGCCAAGCTCCAGCAGCTCGGCGAGCTGGTCGTTGCGACCGGTGCCGACGCGCTGCCGGTCGAGCAGCTGGCGGGCGCACTGCTCGCCGCTGTCAGCGCGTCCGACATGATCGCTCGGGAGGACTGGCGCCAGCGTGGCGCGGCCTTCTTTCAGCGGCAGGGCAAAGCGCGCGGCGGCGCTCGTCCGCGTGCGGCATCGGCTGCGGCAGCTGACAGTGGCGCGGCACCGACTGGAAGCGCAGCGGGCGCGGAATGA
- a CDS encoding HU family DNA-binding protein, with protein sequence MNNADLADRVSEAHGLTKADARKLVDGIFAAITEAAAAGEEVSLNGFGKFKVKESAAREGRNPSTGEAIQIAASKKLSFTPAKAVKDKLNG encoded by the coding sequence ATGAACAATGCCGATCTCGCCGACCGCGTTTCCGAAGCGCATGGCCTCACCAAGGCTGACGCACGCAAGCTGGTCGACGGCATTTTCGCCGCCATCACCGAGGCGGCAGCGGCTGGCGAAGAAGTGTCGCTGAACGGCTTCGGTAAGTTCAAGGTCAAGGAAAGCGCCGCGCGTGAAGGCCGCAATCCTTCCACCGGCGAGGCGATCCAGATTGCAGCGTCGAAGAAGCTGTCCTTCACGCCCGCCAAGGCCGTGAAGGACAAGCTCAACGGCTGA
- a CDS encoding ArdC family protein produces MGVGHENRASLYAEVTGRVIAELEQGRLPWVQPWDSAACECAMPANAVTGRRYSGINVLILWAAVIEGRYGSQRWLTFRQAQAAGGSVRRGERGTTICYADRFTPKDEAERARDEDREARQLAFLKRFTVFNVDQCEGLPERLTVVAQGEPVAEADRIPGAHALMEACGADIRIVGGEAYYSPGGDYVAVPPQLAFYDRVNWYRTVLHELGHWTGHGSRLGRDQSGAFGSAAYAREELIAEMASAFTCASLAIRPTVRHADYVGSWLAVLREDEKAIFRAASAASKAADYLLGFVADEEAGQ; encoded by the coding sequence ATGGGTGTTGGACACGAGAACCGGGCGAGCCTCTATGCCGAGGTGACGGGCCGGGTGATTGCCGAACTGGAACAGGGACGGCTGCCCTGGGTGCAGCCTTGGGATTCGGCGGCGTGCGAATGCGCGATGCCGGCCAATGCGGTGACCGGGCGGCGCTATTCGGGGATCAATGTGCTGATCCTCTGGGCCGCGGTGATTGAGGGGCGGTATGGCTCGCAGCGCTGGCTGACCTTTCGGCAGGCCCAGGCGGCGGGCGGGAGCGTGCGGCGCGGCGAGCGGGGAACGACGATCTGTTATGCCGATCGCTTCACGCCAAAGGACGAAGCCGAGCGGGCGCGGGACGAGGATCGCGAGGCGCGGCAGCTGGCGTTTCTGAAGCGGTTCACCGTGTTCAACGTCGACCAGTGCGAGGGCCTGCCCGAGCGGCTGACGGTGGTGGCGCAGGGCGAGCCGGTGGCGGAGGCGGACCGCATCCCCGGTGCGCATGCCTTGATGGAAGCATGTGGTGCCGATATCCGGATCGTTGGCGGGGAGGCCTATTACAGCCCCGGCGGCGACTATGTCGCGGTGCCGCCGCAGCTGGCGTTTTACGACCGCGTCAACTGGTATCGCACCGTGCTGCACGAGTTGGGGCACTGGACCGGGCATGGTTCGCGGCTGGGCCGCGACCAATCCGGCGCATTCGGCAGCGCCGCCTACGCCCGCGAGGAGCTGATTGCCGAAATGGCCAGCGCTTTCACCTGCGCGTCGCTGGCGATACGGCCTACCGTTCGGCATGCTGATTATGTCGGCAGCTGGCTGGCGGTGCTGCGGGAGGACGAAAAGGCAATCTTCCGGGCGGCAAGTGCTGCCAGCAAGGCGGCCGATTACCTGCTCGGCTTCGTCGCGGACGAGGAGGCGGGGCAATGA
- a CDS encoding nucleotidyltransferase and HEPN domain-containing protein, which produces MRTSLDHLPPAKQRELERVVQILFEEFADAIAIATSDWKKQARILKVILYGSYARGGWVDEPHTAKGYQSDFDLLVIVNNDKLTDRVEFWATAEDRLNRELAITKRLRTPVNFIVHTLQEVNDALAHGRYFFMDVARDGIALYESDPTDLHQPKPKTPTQALAMAREYQGEWFPAAMQRFELAKIAVERGFLKPAAFDMHQTAEFLYHCVLLVCTFYTPHVHNLGFLRTQAERIDPRLVDAWPRDQRVDRSRFEKLKEAYVKARYSKHYRISAEELAWLGERVEVLGQAVQVICEERIAALEQAAAA; this is translated from the coding sequence ATGAGGACCAGCCTCGACCATTTGCCCCCAGCCAAGCAACGCGAGCTGGAGCGTGTCGTCCAGATCCTGTTCGAGGAGTTTGCCGACGCGATCGCTATCGCCACGTCGGACTGGAAGAAGCAGGCGCGCATCCTCAAGGTTATCCTCTACGGCAGCTATGCGCGTGGTGGTTGGGTCGACGAGCCGCACACGGCCAAGGGCTATCAGTCGGACTTCGACCTGCTGGTCATCGTCAACAACGACAAACTCACCGACCGCGTCGAGTTTTGGGCGACGGCGGAGGACCGGCTGAATCGCGAATTAGCGATTACGAAAAGGCTGCGCACACCCGTCAATTTCATCGTGCACACCCTGCAGGAGGTCAACGACGCGCTGGCGCATGGACGCTATTTCTTCATGGACGTCGCACGTGATGGCATCGCGCTGTACGAGAGCGATCCCACCGATCTGCACCAGCCCAAGCCGAAGACACCAACGCAGGCGCTGGCGATGGCACGGGAATACCAGGGCGAGTGGTTCCCGGCAGCGATGCAGCGGTTTGAGCTGGCAAAAATTGCAGTCGAACGCGGGTTCCTGAAACCTGCCGCCTTCGACATGCACCAGACCGCCGAATTCCTCTACCACTGCGTGCTGCTGGTCTGCACCTTCTATACCCCGCACGTTCACAATCTCGGTTTTCTGCGCACGCAGGCTGAACGGATCGACCCTCGCTTGGTGGACGCGTGGCCGCGCGACCAGCGCGTCGACCGTTCGCGATTTGAAAAGCTCAAGGAAGCCTATGTGAAGGCGCGCTATTCGAAGCACTACCGGATCAGTGCCGAGGAACTGGCGTGGCTGGGTGAACGCGTCGAGGTGCTGGGTCAGGCGGTGCAGGTGATCTGCGAAGAACGTATCGCTGCGCTGGAGCAAGCTGCCGCCGCATGA
- a CDS encoding YbaK/EbsC family protein — MGVEAVRAFLEARAPEIVIIEQASSTATVLEAAATLGVLPGQIAKTLSLRVGDAVVLIVAAGDYRLDNRKVKHALGSRLRMLVAEDVEQLTGHPLGGVCPFGLPTRLPIYCDISLRQFDTVYPAAGSRTASVRITPERLAELVDATWADLCSLPS, encoded by the coding sequence ATGGGTGTCGAGGCCGTCCGCGCCTTTCTGGAGGCGCGGGCACCCGAGATTGTGATCATCGAACAGGCTTCGAGCACCGCAACGGTGCTCGAAGCTGCCGCCACGCTCGGCGTGCTGCCGGGACAGATCGCCAAGACCTTGTCGCTGCGCGTCGGCGATGCGGTGGTGCTGATCGTGGCGGCCGGCGATTACCGGCTCGACAATCGCAAGGTGAAGCACGCGCTGGGCAGTCGTCTGCGCATGCTCGTAGCCGAAGACGTCGAGCAGCTGACAGGCCATCCGCTTGGCGGCGTCTGCCCGTTCGGATTGCCGACGCGGTTGCCGATCTATTGCGACATTTCGCTACGCCAGTTCGACACCGTCTATCCCGCCGCTGGGTCGCGCACTGCGTCCGTGCGGATCACGCCCGAGCGGCTTGCGGAACTGGTGGACGCGACCTGGGCCGATCTCTGTTCGCTGCCGTCATAG
- a CDS encoding sigma factor-like helix-turn-helix DNA-binding protein, translated as MMRWLRLRRMRRAFRALPERDRAIFGSVRFDDLDYIETAELHGCTVAEVEQTVARVLIALGRAERGDRP; from the coding sequence ATGATGCGCTGGCTTCGTCTGCGGCGGATGCGCCGCGCCTTTCGTGCCCTCCCCGAGCGGGACCGGGCGATCTTCGGATCGGTGCGGTTCGATGATTTGGATTACATCGAAACGGCCGAATTGCATGGCTGCACGGTGGCGGAGGTCGAGCAAACCGTCGCCCGTGTGCTGATAGCGCTCGGTCGTGCAGAGCGGGGCGACCGGCCATGA
- a CDS encoding AlpA family phage regulatory protein: MQPQHPDRVLRIKAVLALTGLTRSTLYRKMEAGTFPKNTRISTRCMGWRESAVFEWLNSLKTQEAAVSPRA; encoded by the coding sequence ATGCAACCCCAACACCCCGACCGCGTCCTCCGGATCAAGGCTGTCCTGGCCCTGACCGGCCTGACCCGCTCCACCCTCTACCGAAAGATGGAGGCCGGCACCTTCCCCAAAAACACCCGGATCAGCACGCGCTGCATGGGCTGGCGCGAATCCGCAGTCTTCGAATGGCTGAACAGCCTCAAGACACAGGAGGCAGCCGTCAGCCCCAGAGCTTGA